The Vanacampus margaritifer isolate UIUO_Vmar chromosome 15, RoL_Vmar_1.0, whole genome shotgun sequence genome contains the following window.
gcttagcctcagactaaagtatacaaacaatccaatatccatttgttgcacgtctttgcaatgcacatattgcatgagccattcgtgcgccaagatattttccacatattgtgcagccctagtatctccaccctccactaatgtcttgcttctgaaaactgatttcaacaacattcaaaaagaaatctagtcacctggtcaactttggcgcagtctgtgatagcggtgtcttcatcaggttgtgcttcagtggaaacctggggtagatgaatagaaaaataccaatacaattaaattcttactaagactagactgctatactgtaatttcatgtaatcatgaatgtgcgaccagtaattctagtatgtcacatgtatgaaacaatatccaaatgtcatgataagcaatcacgatatgataatcaacatgatattgtgaggttagcgatactcacgataactgtaaaagtaaaataaaaaaataagtcacaatattgtaaaaaaatgaaataaaaacaaaaaaaattatattgagaaaagaatgtacttttgcttttgagttataattaatcttttatgttttgtcaaaccttgcacgataacccccccacccccaaaaaaaacaaaattaagtgtgacaacacaccatataaacataccatagtgtttttccattgtagtgaaattcaaacatgaaaaccttctgggcatcatgatacactctcagcctgttttcacgttcctgtttgcttataacttctcctcgatattcagtaggaaagactcccttctgaaaggagcaggaactgaacactcctcgaccttacaaagaaaaagggatacaacagaaatatttcattataacagtaatgaaaactaggcccatactaaagaatcttttaccaatactcacctttgaatgaattaatatattttatggtgaagccatccttgtctttacctaaggatgaaaaatatgctacctcttctttgggtttaacttttgccctctgtggcctcatgactgacatatctcactgaagataatgatctaaagctatagaaaaaaatgagtttcaatcagtttgataggtaacttggtgcagatgttttgaagttgactttctgtggaccataatatcctgtgcagtgtgcagtaaatgtgccaacgaaaataaaatagtggatagcacagctctgctaaatatttgcataaattaaatgtaatgaacactaacagactttactgaaatatttctatttaaagaacaaatttaagtaaacacaaatgcagcaatttaccaatacttcatttatactgtactggtaatactaaaccattgtatattttcacatcacaaaccagcctatcaaaccagcctgttattgctttcctcttaaaaatttcaattagcatttatcttactcaacagacggttagctctgctatgctaactgagctaaccgtcgctaacaaaagcgtagcaattctaaataattagctgcaaccatcataatcaacagatggttaggtatgctaacgttagcttagctgcacttacactggacttgcattataaatcattttcagcaatgtacacaagcgaccaacattaaaataaacaagtttctggaggaaaaattcgagcttcaaacctacctcattagcacagctacactgccatcacgtctcgtgaagtaattagagccgggggcggttctctatcggggctgctagatgacgtcacttccgtactccgggcaatataataaatcacatttaaatcaacaaattggttcagtgttggattatgaactttgttgataagagtggctattgttctatgatttacagtgtcaattaaaaaaaaaaaatagatcacatttaaaattaacccgaaaggctcatatactaaattaattaccacagacgaaaacaaaggatattattgctagaattatagataattttgtaatcgtttaatgtgatttcagtttgcttttttaaaaagttatttttttttttttcattaacgaaaatgtttttttgctttagtaaataaaataaccttgctgctgtcacacagttgctgtccgaggatgttttggtactatactttagtaatggacgcatgtgttttttggcaaaattgtgagcgagcccagtaacttggcttagaagcaaccctgcaaatgaatggtcacatgatgctttactgttggcatgaagcaggactgatggtagcgctcatcttttcttctccagacaagcatttttccggatgccccaaacagttggaaagggggttaatcagagaaaataactgtaactcttttttccttattttggtctgtgtttatggaatccctttttcactggtcacaccaggccatcctccaaaagtcttactccctcaccatgagtgtagatggactcatacctgcttactgccattcctgagcaagctctacactggtggtgatgtccttatccctgcagctgaatcaactttgggagatagtcctggcttttgctggattttcttgggtgccctgaagccttcttcacttaaagtttgtaaggtcactaaaggaaattactttaattttcatggcaaatagggactttgcaattcatctaatcactataacattctggagtacatgtacatgcaaattgccatcataaaaaaacaataataagtcagcactgcagattcttagaaaatcaatgtcattctcaaaacatttggccgctggtgtacagaaagatgttatactgtaaaggcagggtgggatgttaaatgatgaattaatgtacggcactgacagtttctctgtctctgctgttaaccattgtacatttttaaataaacaaccactgaaataattaaatacggaaatatataattaaatatcgtagggtatttcattatttaattatttacttaggaaatggtggctgcaaaaaaaaaaaaaaaaggctctgtgtctacagacaaacattcacaatacacagcattttgagaaaaaactgaattatggagacgtgcgtaattgtgaggacaggtgatggtcagccaatcaaatgctgtgaaatatacactggtgtgaattattcatgaagtggtgcattacaaggaccttcctacagggggcgccatcaaatacacaaaaatacacaaattcacgtaattatgctttacaaggacattggctaaaactttggatttaagccttctacagccctagaagcacttctgcattgaaataattatgaggacatgggctgtgtcctcataattcaaaatgtcctcgcagcacggcatgtattcaggtgaaatgtcctcataatacacaaaggcaaacacacacacacacacacacacacacacacacacacacacacacacacacacacacacaaatacgtctttgggacacttaaaacataaaaaaatatatacatttttgggagcaaatgagttaatcaggtgcgctttgtagtccagaaatggtattaagttaaatattaattaaaaatactacTGCTAAAACTGGtcccatgcatttcaatgaaattttgtaccaatacattttcaataaaaagtgGTGCAGCGTCTCACATGATCAGAGCAGATCTTCTCTAGGAGATCCGAGGTCGGCGTCCCAACCATCTCCATGATTCTTTTCAGCTGGtcgatatctttttttttagcaggagcAGTTGAAGACATAAACTCTAGTAAGAGCGATGAGCCAAGATCAGTTCATCAAATTGGTTTTAATCCTGCTGCCCAACACCAAACACGACAAGCGGGCTAATTGAAGCCCTTTGTGGCAGCTCCTATTCATTCCCGGCTCCTTTTCTGTGTTTGTGCCTCGGATAAGAGATTGTCATGCAAAACCAAAAGACTTCTGTGGATCACTTTGCAAAGATAATGGAGGGCAGGGGAGGGGGAAATACAGCTGCTGGCTCTTCCGACGTTGATAAAGGATACAGTCAGTGCCGGGAAAAAGGACTTTTCCCTTCAGCAGCTCTCCCATAATGCATCCCACAGACCAAATGTCAACTGGAAGACAAAGCCCGCAGACCAATCAATAAAAAGGGTCATgaacaggacaaaaaaaaaacctcaccgTTTTGATTGTAGTGCATCCAATTCAGCATGATTTCCGGCGCCCGATACCAGCGAGTCGCCACGTACCCCGTCATCTCATCGTCCGTTTGCCGGGCCAAGCCAAAGTCAAGGATCTGGCGGGTTGACGTGGATATTTAGTAAGCGTGAAGTCACGAAAATGTGAATGTTTGGACTTACCCTCAGTTCACAgtcctcattcactgccacgtTACTCGGCTTGAGGTCCTGGAAGGTAAGGCATAGTTTTCTTCTATTGAGCAACAGCACATTTGATAGTTGTGTGAATGAGAGAGTCGATTGATGGTGGAAGTGACAGCAAGTGGAGACACTCACTCTGTGAATCAATCCCGCTGAATGGATGTACTGTTCACCGCCGTGCATGAGGAGATAAATGACGAGACAAGAGTCAACAGTGCACTTTGCCATACACTCACCCCGAACATGCTTGTCTATGGGGAGGCTGCTTTCGGCCGTTTCCATGGTAATGCGCCAGACTGAACAGCTGGAGCTGTCTATTTTTAGCATTCACCGGACACAAATTTGTCAGtctaacaatttaaaaaaaaatgttgggccaCATTCAGATGGGTGTTATGATCAACTTTCCACAAGTATCATATTACTTCATTATTTGGGTGAATACATGTTTATTGTttggaaataatcaaataaaaaattgttgggTAAAGAATTTTCCatacacatttaacatatttttatttatttagtaaataaTCGACTATAATGTATGactgtaaaaaatacaataaaaataatagcaaaATAAAACGTTTTGCATCCATATTTATGCATTTACTTTATTCACAGTTTAATTtatgaattttaaataataaaataaaaatggtcaaGTAAACAATTCTACATACACATTGAACTTATTTTCGAGGGGGGGAATACAGTGCACcgtaaataatataataaaaatattagtgaaataaatacatgtgtaaatactaattaaatcaaattaagaataaataaataattgagctattgatttactgtaaatactacaacaataaaatattaataaaataaatcacgcatatataaatatgacatgacatttattcaaaataaaataaaaacagtcaaacaattttacatgtggacaaaattgctgttttttaataattctgCTGAACGACAATTCAAAAGTAATGGCTGATACtgattgtttaattttacatacatttttattatttatttattgtggggttttctttcattaacagaaCACACCAATGGTGTCCATGtgtctacatttaaaaatgatttattttagttttgaactttttcatttatttattgtaagtaCTACAATAAAAATAGTAGTAACAAAATTGAGTTTCTTTAATTTAGTAACTTATTTTCTCAtcatcattttatatatatatatatatatatatatatatatatatatatatatatatatatatatatatatatatatatatatatatatatatatatatatatatatatacacacacacatttaacatgcttagatttatttttgaataaattatttattaataaattgcattttagattaatttatttcttgtagatacaacaaaaatcatagtaaattaaataattgtctATATACATTtactttaaatgttattttattaatactgtaattggttagtttattataactaaataaattacaacaaacatgaataatgactatttattaaatttgacttttgcacgtttttatacacatttacatttacattttattttttagaattataATCATTACCTGAAATGAGAATGACCTGAACATCTCtgttttaaaaaggtaatgtcgCCCTTCATCACAAAACATTACCCACCGCCTCCTTTTATAGAATTTTTCCAGCAACACAGAAACCCACCTTCAGACCTCGGAGGAGTTGATAAATCAAgaactgcacatgctcatcggACAACCTCTGGAACTTGACAATGTTATTGAGGTCCGCACCCATTAAGTTGGTCACCAAATAGcttggggaggaaaaaaagaaaagcagaagGCAAGCTGTAGGTGATAAACATGGAGACAAATTACAATGCACTTAGATGTTCTATTTAAAGACTTACAGTTCATTGAAGTCTTCCAATGCGGCAGCAGGTGTGAAGACATCCAGCAGGCCTATTACCTAATGGAGACGAAACATTTGAATCAATAAGAGTGCACGAAGGCAAGCGGACAGCTGAACTGCTCCGGTTATTTGGCAATAGGATGCACTAACATTCTCGTGTTTCATGTGCTTGAGTAGCCGGAGTTCCCGGTACGAACGGCGACTGTGGACCAGCGACTGGAAGGGCCGCGACAGCTTCTTCACCGCCACCTTCTGCCGCAGCACCACGTCGTAGGCTGAACTGAGGGTGTGGTGATTTAGATTTACTAAGTCAGGTACTGTGACAGCAATACTCTGGCAAGAACAGTAAGTATTTACACCAAATAACGCAAATGTTTCTGGTTTTACTTCAAAAGCAGGGATGGACAACTTAAATGCTGCAGAGGGTTGCAATGTTTCATCAGTGATACTTGGGGGGGGCCACATTAGACCAtgcacttcctaaccagatgcatgacacaaatattattttaaatatggacaaaatacgtCACGTGCATATGTGCACTTCATAAATTTCTCAATGCATAGAGTTTAAAGCAGATTAAAGGGCTTTCTAGTATGAAAATGATCATTCAAGGACGGCACAAACCTGCTGAACAGCGAACCAACAGTAAGTGCAAGAACTTTTTtcaccaataaataaataaatcattgaaAATTTTTCATACTATTGAACGTACTGCCAGTATGTACATTTTGTCGGTAACTCCCAGGCTGTGGAATGCTCTCCCCGACCGACTTAGGGCTCCACAGCCTATTGACGTTTTAGgcttttggtttatttatttatttactctctGTAGCACTTTCAGATTGTTGAAATATAAAAGTGCAttacaacaaatacattttattattattattttgcatgtcattccaaaatctgccaacaaatatatattaagCCTACTCATATAGTAGTACagggcagtataagacccagtgtaactaagccatgtctgctAACTAGTGGTGAATGATGATATTACAATGTAAAACTACAGTTGATGCATATTCACAGTTCGGTGCCAGTATATTTGAAcaatagtatatatatttttttaaactaatcaaGGGGCTGCCAGTTGCCCCTGTGGACATTGGCTGACTGCACCGTATGTTCCAGGGCTTCAAGTCACCCGCTGCCACTCCAGATGCCACCCCCATCGAATTTCAGCCAATCTTCCAACATGAAGTTTGCACATGCCATGTCTCTGTCATGATGCCATTTTCCATACACGGAGTGGTATGCTCTCAAGTGTAGTGCAGCAGTATCTCCTGTATTTCGTTGCAGGATGAGGATGGGGGGGTTAACTTCTAATTTTAATCAAATGATGCGTTTCAACAATAAAACTTGCAGACATTTGTAAGAAGCCAGAGTTATTTTAACGGATATTTCACCATCTAGTCACTTTTCCACATCCATTGTTTAACATAAAGTATGCATTCA
Protein-coding sequences here:
- the mapk11 gene encoding mitogen-activated protein kinase 11, which codes for MSARPGFYRQELNKTVWEVPERYQNLTPVGSGTYGSVCSAYDVVLRQKVAVKKLSRPFQSLVHSRRSYRELRLLKHMKHENVIGLLDVFTPAAALEDFNELYLVTNLMGADLNNIVKFQRLSDEHVQFLIYQLLRGLKYIHSAGLIHRDLKPSNVAVNEDCELRILDFGLARQTDDEMTGYVATRWYRAPEIMLNWMHYNQNVDIWSVGCIMGELLKGKVLFPGTDYIDQLKRIMEMVGTPTSDLLEKICSDHAQKYIQSLPFMPQQDLEKIFRGANPLAVDLLKHMLVLDCDGRISASEALAHPYFSQYHDPDDEPEAPPYDQTLESKDRTLEEWKELVFMEVNGFKASVGKTGSLQVEQ